A genome region from Panthera leo isolate Ple1 chromosome A2, P.leo_Ple1_pat1.1, whole genome shotgun sequence includes the following:
- the MRPS33 gene encoding 28S ribosomal protein S33, mitochondrial: MSSLSEYALRMSRLSARLFGEVARPTDSKSMKVVKLFSEQPLAKRKETYDWYPNHNTYFALMGTLRCLGLYRDEHQDFKDEQMRLKKLRGKGKPRKGEGKRAAKKK; this comes from the exons ATGTCTTCACTTTCAGAATATGCCTTGCGCATGAGTCGTCTCAGTGCCCGGCTCTTTGGTGAAGTTGCCAGGCCCACTGATTCCAAATCCATGAAAGTGGTGAAGCTCTTCAGTGAGCAACCGTTAGCCAAGAGGAAGGAGACTTACGACTGGTATCCAAATCACAACACTTACTTCGCACTCATGGGGACGCTACGTTGTCTTGGCCTCTATAG AGATGAGCATCAGGACTTCAAGGATGAGCAGATGCGTCTAAAGAAGCTTCGTGGCAAAGGGAAaccaaggaaaggagaagggaaaagagcagcaaaaaagaaatag